One genomic window of Cellulophaga sp. Hel_I_12 includes the following:
- a CDS encoding cupin domain-containing protein: protein MNLKLSEIVAQEIMPGYHGKLVHTKNMSLAFWEVEKDAVVPEHSHVNEQVMQVLEGKFEFTLNGVTKIYEPGDLVVIGSFVPHSGKALTPCKLMDVFSPTREEYK from the coding sequence ATGAATTTAAAGTTATCTGAAATAGTTGCCCAAGAAATTATGCCTGGTTACCACGGCAAACTCGTCCACACGAAAAACATGAGCTTAGCTTTTTGGGAGGTAGAAAAAGATGCCGTAGTGCCGGAACATTCGCATGTTAATGAGCAGGTGATGCAGGTTTTAGAAGGGAAGTTCGAATTTACTTTAAACGGAGTAACCAAAATTTATGAACCGGGTGATTTAGTAGTGATTGGTTCTTTTGTGCCCCATAGCGGAAAGGCACTCACCCCTTGTAAATTAATGGATGTTTTTAGTCCGACAAGAGAGGAATATAAATAA
- a CDS encoding SDR family oxidoreductase has protein sequence MNISLKGKKALVGGSSDGIGKAIAIQLAECGASVTLVSRSEDKLKKLLKTLASTDGQKHQYILVDYTNFDDYKTKISSFFKTNSIDILVNNTQGPAAGNTLEKNTEDYQAAFDLLFKNTVFTTELALETMIKNKWGRIINVASVSVKEPLSYLALSNTIRAAVVTWGKSLAGDVGPHQITVNSVLTGFFDTNRIAQLNASKAKQLQISEAKVRHEMEEKVALKRIGKPEEYGYLVAFLASDHAAYITGTSIPIDGGLLKTL, from the coding sequence ATGAACATCTCTTTAAAAGGTAAAAAAGCCTTAGTCGGCGGAAGTAGCGATGGTATCGGAAAAGCAATTGCTATTCAACTTGCCGAATGTGGCGCTAGTGTAACTTTGGTCTCTAGGTCTGAAGATAAATTGAAAAAACTATTAAAAACACTTGCTAGCACTGACGGACAAAAGCACCAATACATCCTTGTGGACTACACTAATTTTGACGATTACAAAACTAAAATTTCGAGTTTTTTTAAAACGAATTCTATAGATATTTTAGTGAATAATACCCAAGGACCTGCCGCTGGAAATACCTTAGAGAAAAATACTGAGGATTATCAAGCGGCATTCGATTTACTGTTTAAAAATACCGTTTTTACCACTGAATTGGCCCTTGAAACTATGATCAAAAACAAATGGGGACGTATCATTAATGTGGCTTCTGTTTCTGTAAAAGAACCCTTATCGTATTTAGCCCTATCCAATACCATAAGAGCCGCTGTGGTTACTTGGGGAAAATCTTTGGCTGGTGATGTTGGCCCCCATCAGATTACCGTAAATAGTGTATTAACGGGTTTTTTTGACACCAACAGAATTGCACAATTAAACGCGAGCAAAGCCAAGCAACTACAGATTTCAGAAGCAAAAGTGCGACATGAAATGGAAGAAAAAGTAGCCTTGAAACGTATTGGAAAACCAGAAGAATATGGGTATTTAGTGGCTTTTTTAGCTTCGGATCATGCCGCCTATATTACAGGAACTTCTATCCCGATTGATGGTGGACTTTTAAAAACTTTATAA